The DNA window ACTTCTTTACCTAAAGCCGTGCTCGTGACCCAGCAGCAGGCACTGCATATCATTCACTCGTCGACTTACCAGAACGCTCGGACCACCCTGCGCCTAGGTGCACCCGTCCAAGACGCTCTCAAGGCGTACGACCCGAAACCAGAGGGCGTGGCCATGctctccatccccctcTTCCACGTACAGGGGATGCTTACGTGGCTAATGGTTGCGCTTCACAATGGCTCCAAACTCGTTTTCCTTCGACACTGGTCCGTTCCAACAGCCGTAAAGCTCATGGTCGAGCATAAGGTCGGGCGAATTGGTGGCGTTCCAGCCATTCCCGCCGCTATTCTCGCATCGCCAGACTTGCCCGCCGACTTTGAGCTTGCAAGCACGACATATGGTGGTGCCACGCCTCCATCGGATCTCGCACAGAGGCTGGTTCAACGGTGGCCGAAGATGCAGCCCGGTACGGGGTGGGGAATGACCGAGACAAGCGCTTTCCACACTGGTTTCAACGGACAGGAATacctcgccaagccccATGGCGCGGGTCAGGCCCTACCTGTGACGGAGATTAAAGTAGTCGATCCCAAAACGAAGAAGGACCTCCCCGCTGGAGAGGTGggtctcctcctcgcccgcggACAGAACATTATGAAGGAGTATGTCGACAACCCCAGTGAGTAACCGAGATTGAGAAGAGCTGATAAGCAGAGGCGACGGCTGAGACAATTGACGCGGACGGATGGCTCGACACTGGCGACCTCGCGTTTATTGACAAGTTTGGGGACTTGCACATGTCTGATCGCGTCAAGGACATTATTATCCGTGGCGGCGAGAACATCCCTTCTGCAGAGGTCGAGCGGGTTCTTCTCGAGGACCCACGGATCGCCGAGGCGTCCGCCGTCAGCGTGCCCTGTGATATCATGGGCGAGCGGGTTGGGGCGGCCGTCAGCCTTGCACCTGGTGTTaacaaggacgaggcgacgcCGCTCAGCATTGTCCAGACTGCTTGGCCCAAACTCCGTTACTGCGCTCGGCCCGACATTGTCATGGTCCTTGATCAGCTGCGTGAGTTTATCAAAGGAcgcgctgacaccagcatGGAACCCTAGCCAGAAGGtgctcaagggcgaggtcaagaagaTCCTCGGTGCAGAGTGGGAGCGCGTCGAACGCAAGCCTCTTGTCAACAGCCGTGATGCCACGGCACGGCAATGAGCAGGGCCGATCCTAGAAGGGGCAGGTATATATGAGACGCCTGGGGACTGAGTTGTCGCATACATCGCATGATACTGCTTGTACAACGGAACGTCACTTGGATGACTGGGAGATTGACGATAAGTTACTCGATATAGATGAGAGGAGGCGGAATTGGTCTCGATGACTACGAGCTTGACtacgagctcggcagcgaCTTCAGCTGGTACGATGAGGATAGTACTTGTCTGTCCACATGTCTATCCCGGtgaagagggcgagagaTCTTGTCGCCGTACAACTCCTCAGTCGATGCGGTCGTGGAGGGCTCGATGAAGGGGTACAATCAGTGCAGTAGTCGTCATGGACCCAGTGCTTGTTGATGAATGCTTTAACGGAATCGAGAGCGAACCAGTCTGCCACACCCAGTTGGTTTTCTACGGGCTGGCCTGCCACGCGTGTGTCACTGCCGAACAATAGGTAACCACAGCCACGGTGCCACTGCCGAACAATAGGTACACAGCCACGGTGCCACTGCCGAACAATAGGTAACCACAGCCACGGGTGCAAGTCGTTGGATACTATTGATGTGGTTGACCAGCACGTGCAAGAGGAAGTGGCAGGAGAGCTGTCGGATACATGTATCCGCGTGTTATCCACACTTGGTACCTCAATTATCTTGGcaccacacccacacccatGGGCACCTCAACGTCAAAGCATTACCTCTACTATACTCATCTACATCCCTCAGCATCGTGCATACGTTCACAAGAGATCTTTGAATGGCAACTGGGCTTGGATTGGATATTTTGCTCCATTTTTATCGAATTTATCCGAAAATGTTGGACCTGACCTGACTGGGGCCACTTGGACAAGTTGGACCAAAGTAACTGGCACAGCTGAAGCGAGTCCGAATTTGGCCGTGTCTGTCATCAACACACTCACTCACAATCATCATGGACTCGTACCAGacccccctctcctcgtACGCGCCCCACCGAACCAACAACGCTGACACCGCAGGCGCTATGCGTCCAAGGAGATGTCCAAGCTCTTCTCCAACGGCGTTGGTCCACCGACATTGTCATGTTACTGACCTCAGACGCGTTTCGGCACGTGGCGCAAGCTCtggctcaacctcgccatTGCTGAGAAGGTGCGCAGGAATGCGCGGGTTAGCTAGCTGACTGGCAGGAGCTTGGCCTCAATATCTCGGACAAGGCGATCGAGCAGATGAAGGCCAACCTTGAGCTGGACGAGGCTCAGATGAAGgtcgctgccgaggaggagaagaagcgccgTCGTGAGTGCAGGCCCAGTGCCAGCCGAAATCACAAGGCCCAAGCTTACGCACAGACGATGTCATGGCTCATGTTCACACCTTTGGCACCGTCGCTCCAGAGGCTGCCGGTATCATTCAGTGAGCTCGACCACTTGGAtacagctgacatcagcctcggcgccacGTCGTGCTACGTCACCGAcaacgccgacctcatctTCCTGCGTGAGGGCCTTGACATCCTCATTCCCAAGCTTGCCATTGTCATCCACCGCCTGTCCGCTTTTGCCAAGCAGTACCGCGACCTTCCCACGCTCGGCTTCACCCACTTCCAGCCCGCTCAGCTGACCACCGTCGGCAAGCGTGCCACCCTTTGGCTCCAGGAGCTCCTCTGGGACCTGCGCAACCTCGAGCGTGCCCGCAACGACCTCGGATTCCGTGGTGTCAAGGGCACTACTGGTACCCAGGGCTcgttcctcgccctcttcaACGGCGACCacgacaaggtcgaggccctcgacaAGCGCGTCACCGAGCTCTGCGGCTTCCCTTACGCCTACCCCGTGACTGGCCAGACCTACTCGCGTAAGATTGACTTTGACGTTCTCGCGCCCCTCTCGTCGTTCGCTGCCTCGGTCCACAAGATGGCCACTGAcatccgcctcctcgccaacctcaaggagatggaggagccGTTTGAGAAGGACCAGAtcggctcgtcggccatggCGTACAAGCGCAACCCCATGCGCTGCGAGCGTGCGTGCTCGCTTGCCCGCCACCTGGGACTTTTGTGCCAGAACTCGTGGATGACCGCGTCGGTCCAGTGGTTTGAGCGTACCCTCGACGACTCGGCCAACCGCCGCGTCACCCTCCCCGAGGCTTTCCTCACCGCTGACATTCTCCTCTCGACCCTCCAGAACATCACCGAGGGTCTCGTCGTCTACCCCAAGGTCATTGGCCGCAGGATATCGCAGGAGCTCCCGTTCATGGCAACGGAGAACATCATCATGGCCATTGTCAAGGCTGGCGGTGATCGCCAGGAGTGCCACGAGAAGATCCGTGTCCTCTCTCACGAGGCTGGTGCGGTTGTCAAgcacgagggcggcgagaacgacctcattgagcgcgtcaagcGCGACCCTTACTTCAAGCCTAttcttggcgagctcgacgcgctgctTGACCCCTCGACTTTCGTCGGCCGTGCCCCCGAGCAGGTTGACAAGTTTGTTGCTGAGTGGGTCGAGCCCGCGCTCAAGCCGTACGCCGCGCACCTCAAGGACATCAAGGCGGCTGAGCTGTCTGTCTAAGGAGGGAGAAAAGGCAGTCAGCGTTGGGCGGGGAGTGTAGGGAGTGTATGGATGAATTGCATCTTGTCAAGCGGTGTTTGGCTGGTGAGGGC is part of the Cutaneotrichosporon cavernicola HIS019 DNA, chromosome: 7a genome and encodes:
- a CDS encoding uncharacterized protein (AMP-binding enzyme), with the translated sequence MIRNGVRALRTARPVVRRGLVAASPSLLARQLAPQSQPRYAYTTSATTSATQAAAKDPSNPNNLLTPEECESVLYNPALVILVPLLTLHTPPPSPPPLLTLPTSLTAGEALLTAPGSPYELEIREVNGRNLKVWKHTPHDFATFIRGNMERWSTNEFLSTPIAAPEPFEARESVTFGEAYDQAASIAALLRERGIGVGDRVAIGGVNSAGWVVSCLGVQLLGAVPVLLNNGLVGDSQAHCLKLTKPKIVLVDDKLAAMIGTEKIEGVGPVWCWGPTAHLSKEVQAAVTEIASMSPRPETVASVKAGEGLESLGPESDSIVFFTSGTTSLPKAVLVTQQQALHIIHSSTYQNARTTLRLGAPVQDALKAYDPKPEGVAMLSIPLFHVQGMLTWLMVALHNGSKLVFLRHWSVPTAVKLMVEHKVGRIGGVPAIPAAILASPDLPADFELASTTYGGATPPSDLAQRLVQRWPKMQPGTGWGMTETSAFHTGFNGQEYLAKPHGAGQALPVTEIKVVDPKTKKDLPAGEVGLLLARGQNIMKEYVDNPKATAETIDADGWLDTGDLAFIDKFGDLHMSDRVKDIIIRGGENIPSAEVERVLLEDPRIAEASAVSVPCDIMGERVGAAVSLAPGVNKDEATPLSIVQTAWPKLRYCARPDIVMVLDQLPWNPSQKVLKGEVKKILGAEWERVERKPLVNSRDATARQ
- the ADE13 gene encoding uncharacterized protein (Belongs to the lyase 1 family. Adenylosuccinate lyase subfamily), with product MDSYQTPLSSRYASKEMSKLFSNGTRFGTWRKLWLNLAIAEKELGLNISDKAIEQMKANLELDEAQMKVAAEEEKKRRHDVMAHVHTFGTVAPEAAGIIHLGATSCYVTDNADLIFLREGLDILIPKLAIVIHRLSAFAKQYRDLPTLGFTHFQPAQLTTVGKRATLWLQELLWDLRNLERARNDLGFRGVKGTTGTQGSFLALFNGDHDKVEALDKRVTELCGFPYAYPVTGQTYSRKIDFDVLAPLSSFAASVHKMATDIRLLANLKEMEEPFEKDQIGSSAMAYKRNPMRCERACSLARHLGLLCQNSWMTASVQWFERTLDDSANRRVTLPEAFLTADILLSTLQNITEGLVVYPKVIGRRISQELPFMATENIIMAIVKAGGDRQECHEKIRVLSHEAGAVVKHEGGENDLIERVKRDPYFKPILGELDALLDPSTFVGRAPEQVDKFVAEWVEPALKPYAAHLKDIKAAELSV